The nucleotide sequence GTTTTCCATTTAAAATATCTTAGTGATAGTTATGTTATTGTTACATTACAATTAGGCAGAATACGTAGACCCTGAAACGTTGTGGGATCGTATGAATGATGCCATTGACACCATAATCAGGAAAGATGAGGCCAATGAAACTGGTGAATTCTTGCCCCCTTGTGTTGAAGGTACACCTTTTTTGCATTTCTTAAAAAAATTTTAGATAAAAATCATAACTTGATGATGTTGTATTGCTATGGTGTTCAGCTGCCCTTAATTTAGGATGTGTTCCTGTTAAATCATCAAGAAGTCAAAGAAATACCAACACCAGAAACTACTTAAGCCCAAGAAACCAAGATTCTAGTCCAAATGTTCAAAGGCCGAATGTTGTGGATCGAACAAGTACAATTTCAGAAGCTGATAAGAATGTCAGGCCGAATTTAACAGTTAACCCTCCCGGTTCCTCGTTTCGTCCTCCCTCATTTGAAAATTCGCCTGTACAAATGATGTCCTTTGAGAATAGACCTTCTTCGGTTTACCCATTATACCAAGGTTTCCATTTTCAACCTCAAAATCACCAAAATTCAAACAAAATAATTGTTGGCACGCCAGTTTTTCAGGCAGCCCGTGAGCCTTTGCCATCTTCTTCTCAAACGGGTTGTCCTGAAAGATTATTTTTATTTGATAAAGAATACAAAGGTTCAAAGAACGAATCTCAACCCAAATTGGTGGAATGTGATTTGTCTCTAAGGTTAGGTCTTGTTTCGAGTGATCGAAAAGAGGTTACTCATGTTGATCATGTTGACTTGTATCGAAAAAGTTCCGAATCTAGTCTTAGAAACAAGGAATTTTCTTTCTTTCCTATGAATTCAGAGGCTGTAGAAGGTgacaaaacggtcaaagatgttaggAAACGAAAAACAGTAGGAGAGTTGCAGCATTTTTCGAGTTTGGATCCAGATTTTGAGCGAATGAAAAGAAGAGGTTTGTAGATACTAAATTTTATTCTGTTTTCTTATGCTATTCTTTGAGATGAAATGAGAAAGAAGTCTTTGTAAGTTTCAAGATTCAAACTTTATATTAATCTTGGATGCCCGGATAGGCTGTGTATATCTGAGTAAAAAATAATACTCCCTTCATAATACTCCCTTTCACCGGGTAGCCTGAATCAAAACCATTGGTAGAAAGCAATTCCAAACACGCTCTTAGCCACCCCCTTGGGTGTTAAGAACGGTTGGATGTTACTTGAATATGATTATGCTACTTTATTCGAGCGCCCGAGGTATGCTATGCATCCAGGAGGGCCACTTATATCCTTAATGAGTAAGCGCGTCGGAAGTCGAGCATAGTCGATTCAATCAGACTCAAAAtaacctagttcctcgtgacatgctaattgagaaatcaattagtagggaagtAACCTTCTACATTTACCCGTTTACCCTTTTTCATTATTTTGGACTTGATTTGTATTAGATTTGCAGATTCATAGGCAAATGGTCAAACCCGAATTATATACAGTTGTCTGAACCTTGCGTCATATCCTTTTGGTATGTATATGAGCAGGTGGTGTTGATGGTTTGGGTGGTGAGGGTTGTCATTCATTTCATGATGTGGATCTGTTAAGCACGTCTCGCTTTCGGGTCCACCCATCGGGTTGTCATATTATCCTTATACATTCACAACCAGACCCATTGAATTAGCCATGACAAATGTACCAGGCTGGAAAAGGACCTAGGTTCTTGGCATTAAACGATGAATTGTATCGTTAATTCCAATCTGCTTTTAATATCACATTAGGTGTGTCATATTTTTACATCTTAGGGGGGAAATCAATATTTTTAAAGTAAAGGTGAAGGTAAAAGGTTTTATTTCTTTTCGGGTTACCTAAAAGGTGAATAATCCGACCTCATAGTATGCAGCCAGCAAGATTATTCTTTGACTATTTCCAACTCAACCCTAGACACTACAAAATATTAGTCCTAGCCATGATtcaaataaattataaattattttaAGGAAAAACTAATTTCTTTGTAATCATATTTTTCAAGTAGTTAAAGCACATCATTAAAAACTCTATTTTTATGCTGATTGCTTAAGTGAACTTGGCCTTCAAATTCGAAACCTCTAATTGCGACCATAAATTGGATACGTTTAATTGGAATTTCAAAGGTGAATTAGGTATATGGATTAACTATTTAACTATATTTCTTTTACTCATGTACTCCATATATTCAGGTATCTTGTGACCCGATATTTGAACCCCCTCTATCGTACGATAATAGCAACTTTTTCTACTTTACCCATGCCATTTTGTAAGACCTACTCGACCCGCCCCGCCCCAAAACAAATTACGTCTCAATCTCCCAAGGGTTTTTATCACACACGATGGAGCACGATAGAGTGAAAAGTAATACAAAGACAAGCTATTGAGTACCGACTTCACCAAGGTTAACCTTCCACCGAAAGACAACTTCTGTGCTCTTCAATCCGGCAGCCTTTTTTAAATTTTTATGTAACCTGGTTCCAATCAGCGAGTTTATTCATTTTAGAACCGATAGGCAAACCTAGATAAGTAAAAAAGGCATCTCACCCACTTTGCAACCAATGTTATGCGCCATACAATCGACCCATTCTTTTCCTACCCCAATACCGAATAGATTGCTCTTATGGTAGTTGACTTTGTGTTCGGACGCCAATTCAAAAACATTTAAGGATGTTAATGAGATTCACCGCGTTTCTCCTACTACACTTCCCGAAAAACATAATTGTCATCCGCGTATTATAGATGAGATACCATGATTTTATCCACTCCAACTTTAATTCCTTTATAAAGATGTATTTCAATTGCAGATTTCATAAGGAAATTTAATCCTCCGTTGCAATTATGAAAAGAAAATGTGAGAGTGGGTTACCCTGGCGAACTCCTTTTTTAAAAGAGAATTCATTGGTGGGTGAACCATTAAAAGACAGGGACCTGACCAGCCACGATAAttcaacatatattatataattgcaAAACATATTATTTATCAGATAAGAAATGACTGTACCAAATAAAATAAA is from Rutidosis leptorrhynchoides isolate AG116_Rl617_1_P2 chromosome 10, CSIRO_AGI_Rlap_v1, whole genome shotgun sequence and encodes:
- the LOC139873166 gene encoding uncharacterized protein codes for the protein MPRPGPRPFECVRRSWHSDRHQPVRGSIIQQIFKLVHENHSPGTKKNREWQEKLPVVVLKSEEIMYSKANSEAEYVDPETLWDRMNDAIDTIIRKDEANETGEFLPPCVEAALNLGCVPVKSSRSQRNTNTRNYLSPRNQDSSPNVQRPNVVDRTSTISEADKNVRPNLTVNPPGSSFRPPSFENSPVQMMSFENRPSSVYPLYQGFHFQPQNHQNSNKIIVGTPVFQAAREPLPSSSQTGCPERLFLFDKEYKGSKNESQPKLVECDLSLRLGLVSSDRKEVTHVDHVDLYRKSSESSLRNKEFSFFPMNSEAVEGDKTVKDVRKRKTVGELQHFSSLDPDFERMKRRGL